Within Moorena sp. SIOASIH, the genomic segment GTCAAATGCACACCTCTACCAACCGGTGCTCAGAAAATGCTAGATGTTGGTGGCTCTCACGGCTATTTTTCAGTAATGCTCTGCCGCCGCTACCCTGAGCTTAAAGCCGTCATTCTGGATTTACCTGAGGGCATTGAATATGCAGCACCACTCCTTGCCGAGGAAGGCATGGGCGATCGCGTGGTGTACCAAACTGGCAATGTTCTTAAAGAGGATCTAGGCACCAATGTCTATGACTTAATCTTTATGGCTAACCTAATACACCACTTTGATGAAAAAAACAATATTGAGCTATTTCAGCGTTTGGCTCAAGCTCTAAGACCTGGAGGCTATCTAGTCGTTCAGAAAACTATATTTCCTTCCAAAGAAGATGGACAACTGGGTGCATTGGGGAATTTGTTTTTCTCCTTGACCAGTGCTGGTAGTAACTGGTCGTTCTCTGAGATAGCTCAATGGCAACAAAAGGCAGGTTTAGTTCCCCGCAAACCCATTCAGTTCCGGCGAACACCAGCCACTGGTCAACAGGTGGCAGTAAAGCCCTAAGCCTGTTGGACGGACACACTTGTTAGTTATTATAGCAGTTCTCAAATTGAGAACTGCTATATATGTCTCTAATTACTAAAAAGTATTTACCATCAATATTTTGAATATAAAATATGTTAAAGGTTTATTACCGAATTATTATTTCCTGTTGGAAAACCTTTGGGATCAGCCACTGGTTTTTTTTATGGGTATTTCTGCCACCCTTAGCTTTTATTTTGGTTAGACTAACCCTGGCTTTAGATGAAATTTTCTTTTCTAAGTATCGTGACATTAAAGTGGTGAAACCGATATTTATCATTGGACATCCTCGGAGTGGAACTACTTTCCTGCATCATTTATTAACCCAGACAGAAGAATTTACCACATTCAAAGCTTGGCATATTTTTGTTCCATCACTCACAGCTCGTATTTTATTTAAACCTCTGGTTAACTATTTAGTTAAACACAATCTTAACTCCCTGATACCTGATGATATTGGACATGGAATTTCCATTGATAGAGTAGAAGAAGAAGAACTATTATTCCTTCACAAAGCCGATACTCAATTTGTGCTTTTAACGACACCGTTAGCCTTTGATGATCAGGAGCATCCGGAGCTTCGCTTCCATGATCAACAACCAGCATCTCGTCGTCGAAGTTCAGTAAAATTTTTTGAAAGTTGTTTAAAGCGGCATATCTATTACACAGGAAAAAAACAAGTAATTGCGCAAATTCATTTTTCTACTCACCGCATTAAAACATTGCTAGAAATATTTCCAGATGCCAAATTTATCTATTTAGTTCGTTCACCTCACGAAACAATTCCTTCTCATCTTTCCCTGGATCGAAATTTTCTCGAAAACCAATGGGGAATAAAAACTATACCACCGGATAAACTAAAACGATATGAACAAAGGCGATATCGCTATAATGTCGATCTTTATCGCTATTTTTATCGTCTGACAAAAAATCAAGAGATACCAGAAAATAACGGCATGATTATGCCCTATAATTTATTAATATCTGATTTAGAGAAAGCCTTCGAAAAAATAGTTAAATTTACTGGAATTAATCCCAGCAATCAATTAAAAGTTTGTATCAACAAACAAGCCCAACAACAGACAAACTATAAACGCCAACATCGTGTCAGAAATCTTGAAGAATTTAACTTAACAAGAGAGCAGATTATGAAAGATCTTTCATTTGTTTATGAGGAGTACAACTTTGACAAGATCACCAATAGACTATAAATAACAATAAACGGAAACCATCAGCTCTTAGTTAACACGCTACTTGAAATTAATGTAAATGCATCTATAGCAGTCGAAGTAAAGGTTAAAACATATTTCGATTCCCTGTCCCTGTTCTCTTTTCCCTTTGGTATATGTCCTAAACCTTAAAGGGTGACAAGGGTAGTGAAAAGCAGTCGTGAAGGGGAGTGTAGCCAAAAGAGCCAAAAAATATTAGGGTGGTCTATGACTACCCTAAAATCTAAAAAATGCTACCGACATTATATCAGACAGTGCTGGAAAAGCATCTCAATGAGAAAGAAAATCTAACAATCCAACTACTAATATTAATGGTTCAAAGCTTCCGCCAAGTGAAATTATCAACCAAGGCCGCGTGTGTTTCCTCAACCCATCAACTATGAAAGTAGACTAAGGAATCTACAAAGATTTTTAGTATTACCACAATGGAATGTCAAACTGTTATGGTTTCCCATAGTCAAATACTGGTTGAAACAAGAATATCTGGGAAAGCAGCTGAATCGAGAGCAAAGAAGAAGACGGAAAAAACTCAAACATTATAAGTGGGGAAAAGTTTTATTAGTCATAGACAGAACTCAATGGAAAAAAAGAAATTTAGCGATGCAGCAAGGGAACAGGGGAGGCAGCGCGGTCTTGGGGAGGCAGCGCGGTCTTGGGGGTTTCCCCCACTCGCTATTGCCGTGGTTCCCCCCACTCGCGCTTTGCCGTGGTTTCCCCCACTCGCTATTGCATCAAGACAATGATGGTGAGTCTAGTTTGGGGGAAACACGCTTTGCCAGTATATTGGCAGCTAATGTCTAAAAAAGGAAGCAGTGATTTATCGTTTCAAAAAAGAGTACTACAACCAGTTATTAAGCTGATAAAACCTTATCCTGTGGTCGTGGAGATAGGGAATTTCATAGCGCCCACTTGGGAATCTGGCTGAGACAGAGGGGAGTAGACTTTATTCTTCGCCAAAAAAAGAGTGCTTATGTTCAACACAACGGTTCGGAGTATCAAGCTTTGAAAGAGATGGGGTTTCAGCCGGGAGAAACTCAATTTTTTCGGGATATTTATTGTAACAAGGAGTATCAACTCTCTCCCTTTAATTTGGCAGTTCGCTGGAAACGAAAATATCGAGGTAAGCACCATAAACAACCTTGGTACTTACTGACCAATTTATCTAATCTCCAGGAAACTTTAGCTGTTTATCGAGCTAGATGGGGAATTGAAACAATGTTTAAAGATTGTAAGACAGGGGGCTATAATGCGCGAACAAACTCGGGTCAACTCTACTCGTTTACTTGCTCTTGTTCTGGTCATTGCCTTTGCTTATACTCTCTCTACCTTTATGGGATATTCATTAGAATATACTTCCCTTTCTCTTTATGTTACTACTACTCATAAAAATCAGCAACAACTTGATCCACACCATAGTCATTTTAAGATCGGACTATTGACTTATGCCTGGGTTAATGCCATGACTTTATGGTCTGAACTTACCAACACTTTAATGAGTCTCAAACCTAATAAATATCTCTATTTTCAGCGAGGCTTGAAGGCTCTATCCCAATTACAGCAACAGTTAGACCTGTATTGTCATCCTTAAAGGTCCTAAACTATACTTCCGAAGCTATAATTTTATGATTACTATATATAGTGTGTTTTTAATTAAAAACACACTATATGTGTAAACTGCATTGTTAACAAGCAAAACAGCGATGCAGGTTGGTATTGGGGGAAACCCCCACTCGCGCTTTGCATCAACACAAGGCAAATTTTATTAAGAACTATACCCTGTTTATTGAGAAGATGCTTTTATGCTGCTCTTTTCATCCGTAAATCCTCTGATATAACCCCTTCCAAGCAGAACGCCAACTTAATATAGACAATAAAGTTTTAACTACACCAATGATGCTTTGAATTTGGTAACTAAGATAAACTCGGATTGCCCATCCTCTGATCAGGATTTTAGGTAAGTAGATGAATATCGACTTGAGCATCACCAAAATGCCTTGGGTAGAGTACGTAACATACATAATATCAGCTAAACTTTTGTGCAATTTTTGCTGTTTATTTCCTATCAATAAAACTGGTTCACTATCCCAAGGATCGAATGCCTTAAACTTTGTGGAGAAATCCCAATGTGGACGGACAAACATCTTGGCACGATCGTTAAGCATACAAGCAACGAAGCTGAAAGTGCTATTACTGGTACAAACTACATCACATTGACTCAACATAAAGAAATCGATATAGAAGTCTAAGTCTAATTCTTTCATCCTTTCTGGCAACCGAATTTTTAAGTCGCCTGTAGTCACGGGAGAAAATTTATCAAAGTCATGAATTATACTATCGAGATCGTCACTGCATAGCAAAAGAACTGGATCTTCCAATTCTTTCCATATCCCTTCGAGCCATTCACAATACCATTTTGTAGGAAACACCAATGTGAAACCGGCTCGTGGTTCTTTTATGAAATCCCCTCGTCGAATGTGAATACCAACGATTGTTTTGCCTTTGGAGCGAAGACTTTTTAACCCATCCTCTAAAGGAGCTTTAAGATCGATTACGGGTTGAAACAAGGAGCGAAAATATTGCTGATGAGGTTTTAGGCATCGAGTATGGAAGTTAAAAATACCCCAAAGATCTAAATTAGCTAAACCTATTTCTAAAACTTCTGAACCAACCATGGAGCTCTTTGAATTTGCTAGTTTTTCCAAGTAAGGAATTAATTCGGGAATTACCTTAAATATCATTTTTGTCAGATTTCCACGATCAATTGCAGGAGGTAAGCGCTTGGAAATGGGTGCATCGTTATGTCCAAAAATAGTCTGACCAATCCAAGCAGGACATTCTACTTTGGCTCCACTCTTTTCTGCACAGATTTTCAAGGAAGCATATTGAAAAAGCTGATTGCCAAAACGACCAAATTGTCCAATAGACGACATGGTTAATACTGGCTGAACATCACCTGCATCTTCGTTAACTAAGCAGGATTTAGTGTCTTCAGCTTCTTGTTTAAAACCGTCCAAAATTCTAAATATTCTCTCTATATCACTCTGGAAATTGTAATTGGTATTTGCTATTGTTTCTGATGAATGATCATGATTAGACATAAAATTATTCCTTTTAATAATTATCTGATGGTTTTGTTGAATAAGTGTTTATTCTAAAATAGGGAATAGGGTAGAAGTGTTTTTCGAAGCTTAAGTATATTGATAGCAGTTATCAATTCGGTGAGGTAGAAAGTCCTGGGTTTTAGGGAGCAGGCAGTAGGCAGGAGGCAGTAGCGATGCATCGCTTTTGTCGTACTTCCTGCTCTGTTGAGAATAATAATAGACAAACATCAGACCTAAACTTGCTTTTTAAGGGATGAATAGCTCCCGATACTTGTGTAACCAATCGATAAAATGACAAAATATGGCTTAGGAACTGATTCCGCAGCATTCCTAGCGCTGATTGTTAATTGTTAACGGTAGCTAGCATCCAGACGAGTTTATTCCTAACGTTATTCCTATAATGGGGGACAATTCCTCCCAGGGTAGACTGCGGAAATAACGTCTTATTTAACCTAACTATTTTTTTGGGTCTCCCTGTAGAGCGGGAAACGTCTTGAGCAAATCACCCTGCTGATGGAAAGCACTTCTTTGCTGGCAATCACACAAAGTAATTACTATATTAGTATACTAATATACCTCATATGTTGCACTAGCCCCCCAAACCCGTGCATAGTAGGGTTATATAGGAGCTATATAAACGTAGACGCTTTCTTCGACTTGCCGTAGGCTAGTCCAACTTCTCTGTGCAAGTTAAGTGTGTAACAGCTTATTTAAGCTCCATGAATTATAACTTTAAAATAAGGATATTGACAAGTGCAATTTTGGTTATATTAACTAACTTGTCGTTAATGTCATTAGCCAAATCTTCAAGGGATTTTAGCTAAGCTTCTTATTGATTAGGGCAGTACTTCCGACTATCATGATAAATTACGAGACTTTTACCATGACCCATTGTTGGGTAATATTCTCTCCCAGCCACTAAATAGTCACTCAGTAATTACACTAACTTCATCCATTATGACAACTATTTATCTGAGCTTTACACAGATGATAGACAAGCTTGTTAAGATAATGGACAACGAGTGAATTTTTGGTAAATCTAGTGTTGGGAAAGTTTTTCTGTCCCTAGAGGGTGTATGCAAGCTGACTATAGTTACCCTTCACTCTTGGATGTCATGGTGCAATGCAAATGAGAATCGACCCCTCATTTTTTTTCAAATAACTTAAAACCGTTTAATTTTTGAATCTCAGCTCCCATTCATTTCTGAGATATCCAATTCAGGGAAGCAGCTACTACCTAAGTTGATTAGGTAATCTTTACTAGTCCCATGACCTATTGTACAGTTTGAGTTTGGGTATGGCTGTTATTTGTTTAGAAAATCGATTTTTAGTTAAAAAAATAATTTCACTTCAAGAAAACTTTCCGGAATATACCTTAGCTAGGATGTAGCTAACTATTAAGCCAAGCAAATCAATCATTAGTATTGATTTTTTTCATCAATTGATTTACAGCGGATTAGAGAAAAATGAACTCCACCTACATCAATAGCTACAGGCATGATAAAAAACTAAACCCCCTTTCCTTATTGGCTCAATTATCCAGTCGCCATGCCAATGGATGTTTACAAGTATCTAGTGGTTCAGTTTCTTGGTCAATCTATCTAGAAAATGGTAAATTAATCTATGCCTCAAACTCGATCAACCCCTTTGATCGCCTAGACCATTACTTATCTCGTCTAAGTCGTAGAATTCCTACCCTTGTTAGTGCGGTTCGGGTTCAGGTTCGTCTGATCTTTGAAGCCAACTTAAACAGTGATTCAAGTTATCCTTCAGATTACCAAGCAATTTGTTGGTTGGTCAATCAAAATTATCTGAATTCCGTTCAGGCAGCAAGTCTGATCGAAGAATTGGCTGAAGACGTAATCGGTTCTCTGCTGTCAGAAAAAGAAGGAACCTACCAATTACTGGACACTAATCCATCTGAGGATTTGCCTAAATTTTGTAGGCTTGACCTTCGCACAATTGTTGAACACTGTTACGAACAGTTACAACATCAGCCCTCTTCTCAATCAAAGCCAGTGAATAATCCCTATAGCTCTCATTCTGTAGTCCCAATCGGAAATTCTACACCATTGAACTCAATTCACGAATCCTCTCTAAATAACTCGGCTCCATTAGAGCAGAGATTTCAGCATCATACCTCGGTTAATCAACAACCAACGTCTACCAGTAAAACTTACAAGATTGCTTGCATTGATGATAGTACAAGTGTTTTAAATGCCATTAACTCCTTCTTGGAAGATAAAAGTTTCTCTGTTGTCATGATTAATGACCCAGTTAGGGCATTAATGCAAGTTATCCGCATTAAGCCTGACCTAATTTTGCTCGATGTTGCCATGCCAAACTTAGATGGTTATGAGCTATGTTCTCTGTTACGAAAGCATTCACTTTTTAAACATACCCCCATTATTATGGTAACTGGCAATACTGGTTTTCTAGACCGAGCTAAGGCTAAACTTGTTGGAGCATCTGGTTACTTGACTAAACCGTTTAACCAATCCGATCTCCTCAAGATAGTGTTTAAACATCTCAACTAATCATTGGGTAACTATCTACTTTATATCTATGAAAGATAAAAAGCTGAATTCGGTGTTGATTTATTCAGACATTTAGGCTGGTTTTATAAAAAAATATCCCTCTGTTATAGGTTACTATTATAGTTTATAGGTTAGTCTATTGGTTAGAGTTTACCTAACCAATATCTTGGCAAACTCAGCAATTATATATCAACTCACCAATGATCGGTCTCCTAACATAGGTTTACTTGTGAATTAATGAATACGTCAGCACTAGCCCATACCCCCCAGACCTGGTCTCAGTTAGCTAGTATAACCAAACCATCTGAAGAACACAATAATATCGGGGATGCTTATCTTAAATTTTTGTTAAATGAACAAACCCCTGCGGTTATATCTATGCATCAAGCCCAGGAAGTTCTAGTCTTGCCCCAAGAGCGTCTGACCCCCATGCCAAATATGCCCCTGTACGTACAGGGGTTGATGAATCGGCGTTCTCGTGTTTTGTGGGTAATTGATCTAGCTCAAATGCTAGGTTTACCGACCGTAGAAACTAATGTTCAACAGTACAACATAGTGACGCTCCGTAATCAGTCAGCGTCTTTAGGGGTTGCAGTCCAAAGCATTGAAGGGGTGTTGCGACTCACACCCGATTGTATTCAATCTCCACTGGGACAAGTGTCATCGGGTTTGGTTCCCTACTTACGGGGATGCGCTTTGCAAGAGCAAGAAATTTTGTTAGTACTAGATGGTTTGGCAATTATGGCTTCATCTCTTTTACACAACACCTAATTTAACGGGAATTGACTTAAGCTCAATGCCAGCTGGGAATTGTTGATTGTTAATTTAAAACTACCCTCAAACGATACTTTTTTTTAAGATAATAGATATATCAATGCTTTTATAAAAACTAAGTTAGTAGCCAGGTAATGGTGCTTTTTTATGGTGAAACAATTTGATAAATCAATATATAATAATGAAATTAATAAGGATTTAACTAGTCAAGGGGTAACCAAAGACAGGTATCGTCACCATGCCGAATTGGACTCAGTTATAAATGTGACTAGCACAGAACCAACCCAAAACTCCGATCAGGATGGGGTTGAGCTTATAGGCTCCACTGAACCACCTAGCAGTTCCAAAAGCTCTGGGGGTCTTAAACTCAGCTTAAAAACTAAAGTAACATCATTATTCATCACCCTAGGCACTATTCCTGTGCTGCTGATTGGCTCTATTGCCTATCACTTAGCCAACCAATCGATTACCCAAGAAATTTCCCAAAACAACATTGCTAGGGTAGTTAGCCTAGAAGACAACCTCAAGGGCTTCATACAAGACCGCTATGCCGATATTCGATTTCTAGCTACGCTCCCAGTTTTTACTAATTCCAGGAAACAGCAGACCACCTCCCTTTCGGAAAGGCAAGCCCTATTATTAAACCGCTACCTAGACATTTACCAGGTCTACGACAGTATAGCTGTTTTCGACTTAACCGGCAAAGTCATTGCCAAATCTAATCAGACTCCTGTAGATAATCCCAGCTCCCGGTCTTATTTTGAGCAGGTGATCAAGACCAAACAACCGGCGATTAGTCAACCGATACACTCGGATGCGTCTGGTCAGTTATCCCTTTACTTAGCTGCACCGGTACTTGACCAAAATACAAAAAAGCTGGTCGCAGTTATCCAATCCCGGATGCCCATCCAATACCTTCAAGATTCGATCAACCTGATGGGCAGCGATCGCGAAGAACTTTACTTAATCAATACCACCAACGGTAAAATTTTTCTCTCCAACCAAAGCAATATCGTTAATCAGCCCCTAACCAAGGTATTCCCGGACGCCAAGGAACTGCAAACTGCTGACAAACCTGATAGTCTCGTCACGTCTGATCGGGTCAAAAAGCATCAGGATCTGCTAGCCTATACCCCCTTTCGTAAAATCAACAACTTACCCAACCTTCCCTGGGTAGCAGTCATGGCCACCCCAGATGCGATCGCATTTCTGCCCCAGCGGCAATTACTCCTCACCCTGACCCTGGGAACCTTCCTGACCACCTTATTAGTTGCGGCAGTAGCTGTCTATCTAGCTAACCGGTTGACCAGTCCCCTGCTAGCAGCTAGCAACGCAGTGAAAGCCCTTGGGGAAGGGCAACTGGATACCCGTTTGGAGCTGGCGGGAACCGATGAGCTGGCGGTACTTGGGTCAAATATCAACCGCATGGCATCTCAGCTACAGACCCTAGTTGCTAACCAACAAGCTTCCCTAGACAAGGCTCGGTTATTTGCTGATCTTGTCACCCATGCTGCCAAACCTGATCAGAAAGCCCATGCCTTTGATTTAGTGGTGAATGCTGCTAAGGAAAAGTTAGCCGCCGACCGGGTGGTGATCTATTGCTTTGACCCAGGCTATCGGGGAACCATTGTGGCTGAAGCGGTAGACTCCCGTTGGCCAAAAGCAATCGCCAACGAAATCACCGATGCTTGTATTCCCAGAAAATTGCTGGAAGCCTATCGCAAGGGAAGGGTTGTGCCCACCAGTGATGTCCAAGCAGAGAAATATTCCTCGGGCCATATCCAGTTGTTGAACCGACTGCAAGTCAAGGCAAACCTGGTCGTCCCGATTGTGGGGGTGGATAATCTAATTGGCTTATTGGTAGCCCATCAGTGTTCTAGGACTCGGGTATGGCGCACCGATGAGATTGACTTTATACAGGAATTAGCCACCCACTTAGGACTAGCCTTAAGCAGTGCCAGTCTCGCCACAGTGAAGACCGCCGAAGCCGACCGAGCTGGGCAAGTCATTGAGATTACCTCCCGTATCCGGAAATCCTTCACAGTCGAGGAAATCTACCAGTCAGCCATCAGTGGCATCCGAGAAGCTCTGAAAACCGACCGAGTCCTAGTCTATCTGTTTGACGAAAATTGGCAAGGAACCATTGTCGCCGAATCCGTGGGTCATGGCTGGCCGAAATCCCTAGGAGCAGAAATTGCTGACCCCTGCTTTGCCCACCAATATGTGGAAAAGTATCAGCAGGGTAGAGTTAGTGCCTTGGATAACATTTACCAGGCAGACTTGAGTGAGTGTTACTTGGGTCAACTTGAACCGTTTAAAGTCAAAGCTAACCTAGTCGCCCCCATCTTAGGGGAGGACAAATTACTGGGACTGTTGGTCGCCCATCAGTGTTCCGGTACCCGGCATTGGCAAGAATCAGACATCAACTTTTTCAGGCAGATGGCGATTCAATTGGGCTTTGCCCTTGAGCAAGCCAAGCTAGTGGACCAGCTCAAACAAGCCCGCATTGCTGCGGAAGTAGTTTCCCAGGAACAACAGCAACAACGGGAAGCCCTACAGTTGCAACTGTTAGAACTGGTTAATAAAGTGGAAGGAGCTGCCCAAGGTGACCTCACGGTAAGGGCTGAGATCCTCAGTGGAGAAATTGGCACTGTGGCTGATTTCTTCAATGCCGTCATCGAAAGTCTAAGAAGGATTGTTACCCAAGTCAAAACTGCTGCGACTGAGGTACACCAGTCCGTTGGGGAAAATGCCGGAGCTATTCATCAACTGTCTGAAGCCGCACTCCAACAAACCCAGGAAATCACCGACACCCTAGATTCTGTGGCTCAAATGACTGGTTCTATTCAAGA encodes:
- a CDS encoding class I SAM-dependent methyltransferase yields the protein MRVGINPENLLEKSALALGQVPQPAIETQACLVLARSLIAATKLGVFEALGSSSLSAQEIAARCNLNKRALTQLLDALVATDYLAKEGNCYTLAPVARKWLLSHNESSLYDYTISRLLAWEWLTHLEDFIRTGNPLQSHDKMTSHHWQLYHRGMRSIASVAAPEVVKCTPLPTGAQKMLDVGGSHGYFSVMLCRRYPELKAVILDLPEGIEYAAPLLAEEGMGDRVVYQTGNVLKEDLGTNVYDLIFMANLIHHFDEKNNIELFQRLAQALRPGGYLVVQKTIFPSKEDGQLGALGNLFFSLTSAGSNWSFSEIAQWQQKAGLVPRKPIQFRRTPATGQQVAVKP
- a CDS encoding sulfotransferase — encoded protein: MLKVYYRIIISCWKTFGISHWFFLWVFLPPLAFILVRLTLALDEIFFSKYRDIKVVKPIFIIGHPRSGTTFLHHLLTQTEEFTTFKAWHIFVPSLTARILFKPLVNYLVKHNLNSLIPDDIGHGISIDRVEEEELLFLHKADTQFVLLTTPLAFDDQEHPELRFHDQQPASRRRSSVKFFESCLKRHIYYTGKKQVIAQIHFSTHRIKTLLEIFPDAKFIYLVRSPHETIPSHLSLDRNFLENQWGIKTIPPDKLKRYEQRRYRYNVDLYRYFYRLTKNQEIPENNGMIMPYNLLISDLEKAFEKIVKFTGINPSNQLKVCINKQAQQQTNYKRQHRVRNLEEFNLTREQIMKDLSFVYEEYNFDKITNRL
- a CDS encoding alpha-1,2-fucosyltransferase, with amino-acid sequence MSNHDHSSETIANTNYNFQSDIERIFRILDGFKQEAEDTKSCLVNEDAGDVQPVLTMSSIGQFGRFGNQLFQYASLKICAEKSGAKVECPAWIGQTIFGHNDAPISKRLPPAIDRGNLTKMIFKVIPELIPYLEKLANSKSSMVGSEVLEIGLANLDLWGIFNFHTRCLKPHQQYFRSLFQPVIDLKAPLEDGLKSLRSKGKTIVGIHIRRGDFIKEPRAGFTLVFPTKWYCEWLEGIWKELEDPVLLLCSDDLDSIIHDFDKFSPVTTGDLKIRLPERMKELDLDFYIDFFMLSQCDVVCTSNSTFSFVACMLNDRAKMFVRPHWDFSTKFKAFDPWDSEPVLLIGNKQQKLHKSLADIMYVTYSTQGILVMLKSIFIYLPKILIRGWAIRVYLSYQIQSIIGVVKTLLSILSWRSAWKGLYQRIYG
- a CDS encoding response regulator; this encodes MNSTYINSYRHDKKLNPLSLLAQLSSRHANGCLQVSSGSVSWSIYLENGKLIYASNSINPFDRLDHYLSRLSRRIPTLVSAVRVQVRLIFEANLNSDSSYPSDYQAICWLVNQNYLNSVQAASLIEELAEDVIGSLLSEKEGTYQLLDTNPSEDLPKFCRLDLRTIVEHCYEQLQHQPSSQSKPVNNPYSSHSVVPIGNSTPLNSIHESSLNNSAPLEQRFQHHTSVNQQPTSTSKTYKIACIDDSTSVLNAINSFLEDKSFSVVMINDPVRALMQVIRIKPDLILLDVAMPNLDGYELCSLLRKHSLFKHTPIIMVTGNTGFLDRAKAKLVGASGYLTKPFNQSDLLKIVFKHLN
- a CDS encoding chemotaxis protein CheW; translated protein: MNTSALAHTPQTWSQLASITKPSEEHNNIGDAYLKFLLNEQTPAVISMHQAQEVLVLPQERLTPMPNMPLYVQGLMNRRSRVLWVIDLAQMLGLPTVETNVQQYNIVTLRNQSASLGVAVQSIEGVLRLTPDCIQSPLGQVSSGLVPYLRGCALQEQEILLVLDGLAIMASSLLHNT
- a CDS encoding GAF domain-containing protein; amino-acid sequence: MVKQFDKSIYNNEINKDLTSQGVTKDRYRHHAELDSVINVTSTEPTQNSDQDGVELIGSTEPPSSSKSSGGLKLSLKTKVTSLFITLGTIPVLLIGSIAYHLANQSITQEISQNNIARVVSLEDNLKGFIQDRYADIRFLATLPVFTNSRKQQTTSLSERQALLLNRYLDIYQVYDSIAVFDLTGKVIAKSNQTPVDNPSSRSYFEQVIKTKQPAISQPIHSDASGQLSLYLAAPVLDQNTKKLVAVIQSRMPIQYLQDSINLMGSDREELYLINTTNGKIFLSNQSNIVNQPLTKVFPDAKELQTADKPDSLVTSDRVKKHQDLLAYTPFRKINNLPNLPWVAVMATPDAIAFLPQRQLLLTLTLGTFLTTLLVAAVAVYLANRLTSPLLAASNAVKALGEGQLDTRLELAGTDELAVLGSNINRMASQLQTLVANQQASLDKARLFADLVTHAAKPDQKAHAFDLVVNAAKEKLAADRVVIYCFDPGYRGTIVAEAVDSRWPKAIANEITDACIPRKLLEAYRKGRVVPTSDVQAEKYSSGHIQLLNRLQVKANLVVPIVGVDNLIGLLVAHQCSRTRVWRTDEIDFIQELATHLGLALSSASLATVKTAEADRAGQVIEITSRIRKSFTVEEIYQSAISGIREALKTDRVLVYLFDENWQGTIVAESVGHGWPKSLGAEIADPCFAHQYVEKYQQGRVSALDNIYQADLSECYLGQLEPFKVKANLVAPILGEDKLLGLLVAHQCSGTRHWQESDINFFRQMAIQLGFALEQAKLVDQLKQARIAAEVVSQEQQQQREALQLQLLELVNKVEGAAQGDLTVRAEILSGEIGTVADFFNAVIESLRRIVTQVKTAATEVHQSVGENAGAIHQLSEAALQQTQEITDTLDSVAQMTGSIQEVAFNARQAAAVAHTAANTAQSGTHAIERSVASILILRDTIAETAKKVKRLGESSQQISQVVAFINQIALQTNLLSINAGIEAARAGEDGQGFAVVAEEVGELAARAATATKEIEQIVDNIQQGTSEVVEAMELGTTQVVEGTYLVQEAKDSFRQILNVSTQIDQFIQSIFQATVSQAETSSAVTNVMKDIAQISERTYQSTEHISHSLQDTVSIAEELQTSVGKFKVDQKNDH